GCTTCCTCGACGAACACCCCCGCCAGTGGCTCGGGGAGTTCCTCGCCGACGTCGAGCGCGAGACCAGCGAGCCCTACTACGCGGCGCTCGCCCGGGCGACCGCCACCGCGGTCGACCTCTAGGCGGCCCCTTTCTCCGGCGGTCGTGAATCGCCGTCGTCCGTCACGTACCGCTTCGCGACGCCGTGGCGGAGAGCCGACGGGTTCGCGGACGCGTTATAAATGGCTGAATTATTCGACACTGAGCGCTCGGCGGCGCGGCCCGTAGTAGCGGCCGGAGGAATTACGATGGGTAATACAGACGACGATTTAGCGATCGAAGGCGACGGAACCGGCCTCGGCGCCGGCCGGAGCGTGTCGGTCGTCGGGGGGACCGCATGAGCGGCCGGGACCGCACCGAGGTCAGCAGACGGTCGGTGTTGCTCTCCGCGGGCGCCGCCGCCGGCGTACTGGGACTCGGCGGGGCGTCCTCGCTTCGGTCGCTCGACGGGGTAGACCGGGCCGGGACGGTTACCGATCTCTTCGACGAGACGCAGGTGCTCAACACGGCGTGTGCCCCGAACTGCCGGGGGAAGTGTCCGCTCAACGTCCACGTCAGGGACGGCCAGATCAAGTTCGTCGAACCGCAGATGACCGACGACGAGCGGTACCGTCGGGGCTGCCTGCTGGGCCAATCGCACGTCCAGCGCGTCTACAGCCCGAAGCGGCTGAAGTACCCGATGGTACGGAGCGACTGGTCTCCGGGCGAGCCCAACCCGGAGGGGCGCGGCTCCGACGCCGAGTTCGAGCAGGTCTCGTGGGACGAGGCGATCGGGTACGTCGCGGACGGGATGGAACGGGCCCGGGAGGAGTACGGTCCGGAGAGCGTCTTCTTCCACACCGGCTCCGGCGACAACGGGAGGGGGACGACGCTGTTCGGACGGCTCGCGGCGATGTTCGGCGGCACCCAGCAGGCCTGGTCGATCGACTCGAACGTCGGCGTCGGGTTCAACCGCATCACCGGCCACGGCTTCTTCCTCCCGCCGACAAACGAGTCCGAGGACTGGGTCAACGCGAACACGATCATCGTCTGGGGCTCGGACCTGTTCGCGAGCCAGTTCCAGAGCGACGCGTCGAAGGTCCTCGACGCGATAGAGCGCGGCGCCAAACTGGTCGTCGTCGACCCCGTCTACACGACGACGGCGGCGAAGGCCGACCTCTGGCTGCCGATCAAGCCGGGGAAGGACACGCACCTCGCGCTCGCGATGATCCACGAGGTGCTCGCCGCGGAGACCTACGACGCGGAGTTCCTCCGCGAGCGGACGACCGCCGGCGCGCTCGTCCGGGACGACACCGGCGAGATGCTCCGGATGCGCGACGTGGGCGGCGGCGCCGACGACGACCGCGTCGTCGGAATCCACGCCGAGACCGGCGACCCGGTCCCGCTGGAACCCGACACGTACGCGAACGTCGAACTCCTCGGCGAGTACGAGGTCGACGGCGTCGCCGCGACGACGTCGCTGTCGCTCCTCGAGGACCACGTCGAGGAGTACTCGCCGGAGGCGGTCGCGGAGGTCGCCGACCTCCACCCGGAAGACATCCGGACGGCGATTCGCTGGCTGGCGACGCGCGGTCCCGGCGGTATCGCCCCGAGTTACGCGATCGGACGCTACAAGTACGGTCACGTGTTCGGACAGACCTACGCCATCCTGCTCGCGCTGACGGGCGACTACGGCAAGTCGGGGACGATCCAGTCTCACCACCCATCCGGGACGTCGCTCCACAGCGGCGACTACGGCAGTCCGGAGGGTGCAGCGGGGACCCAGACGCTGTTCATGCACGAGGTGCCCGACGCGCTAGAGCACGGCGACCCCTTCCCGATCAAAGCGATCTACGGGATGGAGTCGAACATGCTCGTCAACCAGTTCCCGGACCGCAAGCGCTGGATCGAACTCCTCGAGAACGTCGACACGTTCGTAATGGCGGACTTCCACCGCACGCCGACGGTCCAGCACGCCGACATCATCCTGCCTGCGGCCCACTGGTTCGAGCGCGAGGACATCACCGACGCGTGGGGCTCGCACCCGCACATCTCCTACCGGACGAAGGCCCACGAACCGCTCTGGGAGGCGCGGGACGACTACTACATCATCGCCGACCTCGCCGAGGCGCTCGGCTACGATGACCTGTTCCTCGGCGACAAGCACGCCGAACTGGAGAAAATCGCCGCGAATGACGACCGGTTCGACTTCGACGAACTGCGCGAGAAGGGGAACATCCGCGTCAGCGACAACGTGATCAAGTACACCGAGCCGTTCCCGACCGACACCGGCCGGATCGAGATCTACGACGAGGACCAGCCCGTCGAGGAGGACGGGACGGTCCTCGACCTCCCGCGGCCGATCGAGGACCGGACGGCCGACGACCACGAACTCGCCGACGAGTACCCCCTGCTGTTCATGCAGAAGCACTCGAAGTGGCGCATCCACTCGCAGTGGGCGGACAGCGCCATGACCCGGAAGTTCAGTCCGGAGCCGACGCTCGACGTCCACCCGTCGGACGCGGCCGAGCGGGGCATCGAGGACGGCGACTACGTCCGCGTCTACAACGACCGCGGCGAGGTGGTCGTGAAGGCGACGTACAACGAGGGAATGCGCCCCGGGCTGATCAACGTCGATCAGGGGTGGTGGACGGAAGACTACGTCCACGGGAACCTGCAGGACCTCACCCACATGGAGGTCAACGACCTCGCGCCGACGTTCGCTTTCTACGACGTCCGGGCGGAGGTCGAACCCGCGCCCGACGTGGACGCGAGCCAGTACGAAGACCCCGAGCCGGCCGACTGGGTCGACGGGGTCCCCACCGGAGGTGACGACTGATGACGAACTACGGCATGGTGATCGACCTGGAGCGGTGTATCGGCTGTCACGCCTGCGCGGTGAGTTGCAGCCACGAGAACAACGTCTCCCTCGACAAACAGTGGAACCGGATCCTCACGGAGGGCGGCGAGAACGTCGACACGCCCGACGGCGAGTACCCCGAGGGGGGACGCGACGGCACGCTGTCGATGAATCACCTGCCACTCGCCTGCCAGCACTGTGACAACGCCCCGTGCGTGAAGGTGTGTCCGGTCAACGCGACCTACAAGCGCGAGGACGGCATCGTCACCATCGACTACGAGAAGTGTATGGGCTGTCGGTACTGCATGAGCGCCTGCCCGTACAACGCCCGGGTGTTCAACTACGACGATCCGATCACGGTCCCGTCCGAGGGAACCGGCAACGTCGAGGCACGCGGGAAGGGCGTCGTCGAGAAGTGTACCTTCTGCAGCCACCGGGTCGAGGAGGACCTCG
The Salinilacihabitans rarus DNA segment above includes these coding regions:
- a CDS encoding molybdopterin-dependent oxidoreductase, translating into MSGRDRTEVSRRSVLLSAGAAAGVLGLGGASSLRSLDGVDRAGTVTDLFDETQVLNTACAPNCRGKCPLNVHVRDGQIKFVEPQMTDDERYRRGCLLGQSHVQRVYSPKRLKYPMVRSDWSPGEPNPEGRGSDAEFEQVSWDEAIGYVADGMERAREEYGPESVFFHTGSGDNGRGTTLFGRLAAMFGGTQQAWSIDSNVGVGFNRITGHGFFLPPTNESEDWVNANTIIVWGSDLFASQFQSDASKVLDAIERGAKLVVVDPVYTTTAAKADLWLPIKPGKDTHLALAMIHEVLAAETYDAEFLRERTTAGALVRDDTGEMLRMRDVGGGADDDRVVGIHAETGDPVPLEPDTYANVELLGEYEVDGVAATTSLSLLEDHVEEYSPEAVAEVADLHPEDIRTAIRWLATRGPGGIAPSYAIGRYKYGHVFGQTYAILLALTGDYGKSGTIQSHHPSGTSLHSGDYGSPEGAAGTQTLFMHEVPDALEHGDPFPIKAIYGMESNMLVNQFPDRKRWIELLENVDTFVMADFHRTPTVQHADIILPAAHWFEREDITDAWGSHPHISYRTKAHEPLWEARDDYYIIADLAEALGYDDLFLGDKHAELEKIAANDDRFDFDELREKGNIRVSDNVIKYTEPFPTDTGRIEIYDEDQPVEEDGTVLDLPRPIEDRTADDHELADEYPLLFMQKHSKWRIHSQWADSAMTRKFSPEPTLDVHPSDAAERGIEDGDYVRVYNDRGEVVVKATYNEGMRPGLINVDQGWWTEDYVHGNLQDLTHMEVNDLAPTFAFYDVRAEVEPAPDVDASQYEDPEPADWVDGVPTGGDD
- the dsrO gene encoding sulfate reduction electron transfer complex DsrMKJOP subunit DsrO — protein: MTNYGMVIDLERCIGCHACAVSCSHENNVSLDKQWNRILTEGGENVDTPDGEYPEGGRDGTLSMNHLPLACQHCDNAPCVKVCPVNATYKREDGIVTIDYEKCMGCRYCMSACPYNARVFNYDDPITVPSEGTGNVEARGKGVVEKCTFCSHRVEEDLDPACVVACPADARIFGDLDDPDSTVSRYVKKYETDQLLDDLETDPNTYYVRGEMTPGRTRSGNELEGTEKKVTGNPNGVATDGGESQ